DNA sequence from the Pseudomonadota bacterium genome:
ACCGATATCTTCCGCGAGGGTTCGGATATAGGTGCCCTTGGAACACTCAACCGCTATGTCCAGACCGTCATCGCCATAGCGCAGCAAGCGCAGCGTATGTATGATCACCGTACGCGGCGTGCGCGCGACCGTGATCCCTTGATGCGCAAGCTCATACAGCCGGCGCCCTTGGTGCTTGATCGCCGAATGCATGGGCGGAGTCTGCTGTAAGCATCCGGTGAACGATGCCAACACTTCGTGGAGCGTTTCCAGCTCGAATGCGGGCGGCGTCAGCGCGCGCGTGATGTCGCCTTCGGCATCGCCGGTGGCGGTCGAGATGCCCAGTTTTACCGTGGCGAGGTAACGTTTATTCGCGTTCAGGAGAAACCCCGAAAGCTTGGTCGCCTCGCCAAAGCAGAGCGGTAACAGGCCGGTGGCCAAGAAATCCAAGCTCCCCGTGTGTCCAACCTTGCGGGCGTGAAATAAGCGCTTTACGCGTTGCAGGGCATCGTTGGAGCTAAGGCCAGGAGGCTTGTCGAACAATAAGATCCCGTGGATATCTCGGCCTTGCCGGCCGTGACGCTTCGCCATCGGGTTCAGCGTCAATTCTAGCGCGAACGCGGAAACTCCCCGCCGGAATCGGTCCCTTTGAGCAGCGCCGCCAGACGTTCGACTCGCTCCAACGTCTCGTCATGACGAATGAGCAGGCGCGGGACCGCCCGGAGGCTCAAACGCCGAGCAAGGATAGTTCGGAAACACCCCGCGGCGCGCTTTAGCCGGGCCACTACCTCCTGTGCGCTGCCCCCGAGGCAGGATACGTAGACCTTGGCGTCGTGCAGGTCCGCCGTGAGATCGACCGCCGTGACGGTCACAAGACCCAAACGGGCGTCTTGCGCGGTCCGCGATACGAGCGGCGCGAGTTCCCGTTTAATTTGCTCCGCAAGGCGTAGCTTGCGGTCGAATTCCTGTCCCATTGCGCTCTAGATGCTGCGTGCGAGCGTGATGCGCTCGAATACTTCAATCTGGTCGCCCGGCTTTACATCGTTGTAGTCCTTAACGCCGATTCCGCATTCGGTGCCGGATTTCACTTCGTTGACATCGTCCCGAAAGCGGCGTAGCGACTCCAGTTGCCCTTCGTAAACCACGATGTTATTTCTCAGCACGCGGATAGGGTTGGCCCGGCGCACGGCGCCGGTCGTGACGATACAACCTGCGATTGCGCCAAACTTCGACGATCGAAACACATCGCGTACTTCCGCCATGCCAATAATCTGCTCCTTGACCTCCGGTGCGAGCATTCCGCTCAATGCCGCTTTCATTTCATCGATCACGTTGTAGATAATACTGTGATAACGTAGCTCCACGCCGGTTTCTTCGACCAACTTGCGGGCGCTGGCATCGGCGCGCACGTTGAACCCGATCACGATCGCCTTCGACGCCACGGCGAGATTGACATCGGACTCGCTGATCCCGCCTACACCGTTCGCGATGACGTTGACGCGCACCTCGTCGGTGGCGAGTTTAGTCAAGGCATCGACCAAGGCTTCCGCGGATCCTTGCACGTCGGCTTTGATCAAAACAGTCAGGCTACGGGTTTTTCCGTCCTCCATCTGCAGCAGAACATCATCGAGCTTGGCTGCTTGTTGCCGTGCGAGCTTGCCTTCCCGGGTCTTACCCTGCCTAACCTGAGCGATTTCGCGCGCCTTGCGTTCATCGGCGACGACCACCGCCTCATCGCCCGCATTGGGGGCGCTCGACAAACCCAGGACTTCCACGGGCAGCGACGGCCCGGCTTCCTCGATCGATAGCCCGTTTTCATCCAACATCGCCCGGACGCGGCCGAATTCCTGGCCCGTGAGTAAAATATCGCCCCGCTTGAGCAGGCCTTGTTGCACCAAGATCGTGGCGACCGGGCCACGTCCCTTGTCTAATCTGGATTCGATCACCACCCCCGACGCCGGTCCGGCCGGCACCGCCAGGAGCTCGAGAACCTCGGCCTGCAGCAGGATCGATTCCAGCAAGCGGTCGATACCTTCCCCGGTCTTGGCGGAAACGTTCACGAAAATCGCGTTCCCTCCCCACTCCTCCGGTACGATGCCGTGCCCCGTTAACTCTTGCTTAACGCGCTCGGGGTCCGCGCCCGCCTTATCGATCTTATTGACGGCGACCAGTATCGGCGCATTCGCCGCCTGCGCATGCTGCACGGCCTCGATCGTTTGCGTTTTCACCCCGTCGTCGGCCGCGACCACTAACACCACGATGTCGGTGACTTTAGCGCCGCGCGCCCGCATGGCCGTAAAAGCCGCATGACCCGGCGTATCCAAAAACGTAATGGAACCCTCCCGGACGAGCACATGATAAGCACCGATATGCTGCGTGATGCCGCCGGCCTCTCCGGCGGCAACCCGGGCACGGCGTATGTGATCGAGCAATGAGGTTTTACCGTGATCGACGTGGCCCATGATCGTGACCACGGGGGGACGCGCCACTTTCTCGCACGCGATAGCATCGGAAACTCCGAGCAGTTCCGCCTCCGCCGCATCATCTTTAAGCGGCTTGGCCTTGTGGCCCATCTCCCCAACCACTATCACCGCCGTCTCCTGATCGAGCACTTGATTAATGCTCGCCATCGTCCCGAGGTTGATCATGACTTTGATGACCTCAGCCGCCTTGACCGACATCCGTTGCGCCAACTCGGCGACGGTGACCCGTTCAGGGATCGCGATCTCACGCACAATGGGCGCGGTCGGCATCTCGAAGCCGTGCTTGGGCGCGAGCGGCACGACCATTCGCCGAGGCCCCGGTTTCTTCTTCCGGCGGGTCGTTCTATTGATTGCAACATGCAGTTCTCGCTGATCGATGACCGGTTCGCCTGACGGCTCCTTTTGGCGCTTGGCCGGGACCTTATCGGTGTAGGCTTGGCGTTTTACCAACTGCTCCGCAGTGGTCGGGATCGGGATCCGTGGCGGCGCTTCGCGGAGCGTTTCCTCCACCGGCGCTAAGACTCGTTCCGGCTCGGCGTCCACCCGTGCGAGAGCCTCCGCTTCCTCGGCACGCCGGCGCGCTTCCAGCTCCTGGGTTTTGATCTCTTCCTCGCGGGCGCGGCCTAGCTCCAAGGCCGCCAACCGTTCTTGTTCCGCGGTCTCGTCGGCTCGGCGCTGCGCCTCTGCTTCCGCGAATACGCTACGTTTCACATAGGTGCGCTTCTTGCGGAACTCGACGCTCACCGTTTTTGTGCTGCTGCTGCGCACGCTACGCCGATCGATAGGGAGCTTGATCTCACTGATGGTCTTGCGGCGCAGGACGATGCGGTTCGGTTCGGCGCTTTCATCGGCGCGTCCGTGGAGCTGCCGAAGATGGACGAGCAATTGGTTCTTCTCCCGATCGCTCATCGGGTCGCCGGGTTGTTTATCCGGCAGCCCGGCCTCGCCCAGTTGCGCGAGCAGCCGGTCGATGGAAATTCCAACCACGTCCGCGAACTGCTTAACCGTCACTTCAGCCATGCACCTGCTCCCCGGTCTCTTCTTGCGCAGCCTTAAACCACGGGGCGCGGGCGGTCATTATCAGCGTGCCGGCCCGCTCGCCGCTAATGCCGCCGATTTCTACCAGCTCATCTACCGACTGCTCCGCCAAATCGTCCATCGTCACAATTGCCCCCGCGGCCAAGCGGTGGGCTAGCTCTGGATCCATGCCTTCCATATTGAGCAGATCTTCCGACGGCATGACATCGCCGAGACGTTCCTCGGTGGCGATGGCCTTGGTCAATAACCAATCCTTGGCCCGATTGCGTAACTCGGCCACCAGATCCGCATCGAACTCCTCGATCTCGATCATTTCCTGTTCCGGAACAAATGCGACTTCCTCGATGCTCGAGAAGCCTTCCTGGGTCAGAATGTTAGCGACCTCTTGGTCGACATGCAGATTTTCCACGAATATCTGCTGAATACGCTGGGCTTCCGCCTCGGTCTTGTCAGCCGCTTCGGTTTCGGTCATCACATTCAACTCCCAGCCGGTCAGTTGGCTCGCGAGCCGGACGTTCTGCCCGTTACGGCCGATCGCCTGCGATAGTTGCTCCTCCACGACCGCCACATCCATGCTGTGCGCATCCTCATCCACCATGATGGACACGACTTCGGCGGGCGACATGGCGTTAATGACGAACTGCGCCGGGTTTTCATTCCAAAGGATAATATCGACCCGTTCTCCGGCGAGATCGTTGGAGACGGCTTGCACGCGCGAGCCGCGCATGCCGACACAGGCGCCGACCGGATCGATCCGAGGGTCCTTGCTTTTGACGGCGATCTTCGCGCGCAGACCCGGATCGCGCGCCGCCCCGAGCACCTCGATGAGACCTTCACCGATCTCGGGAACCTCGATCTTGAACAACTCGATTAGGAGCTCCGTGGCCGTGCGGCTGACGAATAACTGCGGACCGCGTTTCTCCGGACGCACTTCGCTCAAGTATCCTCGCAGCCGATCCCCCGGCCGCACTGCTTCGCGCGGGATCATGTCCTCGCGCGCAATCATCGCTTCCGCATTGCCGCCGAGATCCAATGTCACGCTACCGCGATCGACGCGCTTCACGACGCCGGTAATTAGCTGGCCCATGCGGCTCTCATAGGCTTCCACAATCTGCTTGCGTTCGGCCTCGCGCACCTTCTGCACGATGACTTGCTTCGCCGCTTGCGCGGCGATACGCCCAAACGCCGCAGCTTCCATGGGTTCCTCTATATATTCGCCGTGGCTCACCTCGGGATGGATCTCGCGCGCCTTGCTGAGAGAGATTTGACGCTCGGGAAACTCCACTCCACCCGCGCCGATCGGGACGCCATCGGGTCCGGCGTCCGCGGCCGGGGTGGCTACGGTCTCATCGATAACCTGCCAACGCCGGAAGGCTTCATAGTCCCCGGTCTGCCGGTCGATGGATACGCGGACATCGATGTCGTCGCGATAACGTTTGGTTGTCGCGCTCGCAAGCGCCGCTTCCAAGGCCTCGAAAATGATCTCCTTATCTACCCCCTTCTCATTGGAAACAATCTCGACGACGGTAAGGATATCCTTGTTCATCTGCTACGCCTCGCCGGTTTATTGGAGTCGAATTGCGGCACCAAGCGGGCCCGGTGTATGAGATCGAAGGGCAGCGTATAGGCTTCCCCTTCCTGTTCGGTGATGCTGATCTCGTTAACGGTGACCGCGTTCAAACGCCCGCGGAATTTTCGGCGCCCGTGGACCAGACGTATCGTCTCAATGCTCACGGTGCTTTGAAGAAAACGCGAATACTGATCGAGAGTAAACAGCGGGCGGTCCAACCCCGGGGAAGAAACCTCAAGCGTATAGGACCCGGTGACGGGATCCTCAACATCCATAACACTGCTCACCTGCTGGCTCACGCGTTCACAATCTCTCAATGTAATTCCACTGGCGCTATCGATGTACACCCGTATCAACGGCGCGCGTCTGGCGACGGTACGTTCAATGCCGACAAATTCATACCCGAGGCCCGCCACGACGGGCTCGATGATGGCTTCTAACTCCCTCGTATCCGCGCGCACGTTACCGACTAAAATAAAAAGCCCCGGCTCTCGGGGCTATCTATGGTAGCGGGGGCAGGATTTGAACCTGCGACCTTCGGGTTATGAGCCCGACGAGCTGCCAGACTGCTCCACCCCGCAATGGTCGGACCGAATAATGATAGGGTTCTGAGGCTCTTTTTTCAAGTGCGTTCGGGCAATTTGAGCGGTCAGCCCGCGCCGCGAACCTGGGTAACGGTGGTGCGGACAGCTTCCGGGACGCTTTCGGCTTATAATTGAATCCATAGAGAGCCTAAGCGAGGAGCCTTGTGTATACCCGTCCCCCCGCCGTCGCGGGACAGTTTTATCCCAGCGATCCGATGGACCTGCGCCGGATGATCGGCGGTTATTTGGGGATACAA
Encoded proteins:
- the nusA gene encoding transcription termination factor NusA, with translation MNKDILTVVEIVSNEKGVDKEIIFEALEAALASATTKRYRDDIDVRVSIDRQTGDYEAFRRWQVIDETVATPAADAGPDGVPIGAGGVEFPERQISLSKAREIHPEVSHGEYIEEPMEAAAFGRIAAQAAKQVIVQKVREAERKQIVEAYESRMGQLITGVVKRVDRGSVTLDLGGNAEAMIAREDMIPREAVRPGDRLRGYLSEVRPEKRGPQLFVSRTATELLIELFKIEVPEIGEGLIEVLGAARDPGLRAKIAVKSKDPRIDPVGACVGMRGSRVQAVSNDLAGERVDIILWNENPAQFVINAMSPAEVVSIMVDEDAHSMDVAVVEEQLSQAIGRNGQNVRLASQLTGWELNVMTETEAADKTEAEAQRIQQIFVENLHVDQEVANILTQEGFSSIEEVAFVPEQEMIEIEEFDADLVAELRNRAKDWLLTKAIATEERLGDVMPSEDLLNMEGMDPELAHRLAAGAIVTMDDLAEQSVDELVEIGGISGERAGTLIMTARAPWFKAAQEETGEQVHG
- the rbfA gene encoding 30S ribosome-binding factor RbfA, translated to MGQEFDRKLRLAEQIKRELAPLVSRTAQDARLGLVTVTAVDLTADLHDAKVYVSCLGGSAQEVVARLKRAAGCFRTILARRLSLRAVPRLLIRHDETLERVERLAALLKGTDSGGEFPRSR
- the truB gene encoding tRNA pseudouridine(55) synthase TruB; translation: MAKRHGRQGRDIHGILLFDKPPGLSSNDALQRVKRLFHARKVGHTGSLDFLATGLLPLCFGEATKLSGFLLNANKRYLATVKLGISTATGDAEGDITRALTPPAFELETLHEVLASFTGCLQQTPPMHSAIKHQGRRLYELAHQGITVARTPRTVIIHTLRLLRYGDDGLDIAVECSKGTYIRTLAEDIGERLGCGAHVRALQRVGVGPFDIDAALDFETLQRLAQQGMEALTRSLLDIDRVLFAEPHIALSRDAAYYLCRGQAVVVPHAPTHGLVRLYDHHMHFLGIGQVLEDGRIAPRRLLRR
- the rimP gene encoding ribosome maturation factor RimP produces the protein MRADTRELEAIIEPVVAGLGYEFVGIERTVARRAPLIRVYIDSASGITLRDCERVSQQVSSVMDVEDPVTGSYTLEVSSPGLDRPLFTLDQYSRFLQSTVSIETIRLVHGRRKFRGRLNAVTVNEISITEQEGEAYTLPFDLIHRARLVPQFDSNKPARRSR
- the infB gene encoding translation initiation factor IF-2, which codes for MAEVTVKQFADVVGISIDRLLAQLGEAGLPDKQPGDPMSDREKNQLLVHLRQLHGRADESAEPNRIVLRRKTISEIKLPIDRRSVRSSSTKTVSVEFRKKRTYVKRSVFAEAEAQRRADETAEQERLAALELGRAREEEIKTQELEARRRAEEAEALARVDAEPERVLAPVEETLREAPPRIPIPTTAEQLVKRQAYTDKVPAKRQKEPSGEPVIDQRELHVAINRTTRRKKKPGPRRMVVPLAPKHGFEMPTAPIVREIAIPERVTVAELAQRMSVKAAEVIKVMINLGTMASINQVLDQETAVIVVGEMGHKAKPLKDDAAEAELLGVSDAIACEKVARPPVVTIMGHVDHGKTSLLDHIRRARVAAGEAGGITQHIGAYHVLVREGSITFLDTPGHAAFTAMRARGAKVTDIVVLVVAADDGVKTQTIEAVQHAQAANAPILVAVNKIDKAGADPERVKQELTGHGIVPEEWGGNAIFVNVSAKTGEGIDRLLESILLQAEVLELLAVPAGPASGVVIESRLDKGRGPVATILVQQGLLKRGDILLTGQEFGRVRAMLDENGLSIEEAGPSLPVEVLGLSSAPNAGDEAVVVADERKAREIAQVRQGKTREGKLARQQAAKLDDVLLQMEDGKTRSLTVLIKADVQGSAEALVDALTKLATDEVRVNVIANGVGGISESDVNLAVASKAIVIGFNVRADASARKLVEETGVELRYHSIIYNVIDEMKAALSGMLAPEVKEQIIGMAEVRDVFRSSKFGAIAGCIVTTGAVRRANPIRVLRNNIVVYEGQLESLRRFRDDVNEVKSGTECGIGVKDYNDVKPGDQIEVFERITLARSI